The Aliiroseovarius pelagivivens DNA segment TGGGAAACACCAAAATCATCTTACCACGGGTGACAGGTCGACAATTCATACAGGTGATGGGGCGGCTTGCTGCGGTGACGATCGGCCCTTGCGGTGCGTCAGCTTATGCCGAGAAGACCGGTGACAAAGCACCCACACTGAACTTCAGCACTTCGCCCTCAATGCAGGAGTAAGCAGACGGCTCATGCCTCCGAAAACAGTGAACGGCCCGTCGTGAACCGCCAATACACCTACAAGATACAACGACGCAGCACCCGCCGTTCCTAGGAACAACGGGTGCCGCTCAATGTCCTTACAACCTGGCTCGAACCAGGATTATGGACGTCTGCTTTTAAACTGTGCCGCCTAGGCTACCCTCAAGGGCGACAAGTTCCTGACCGCCTGCCATCAGATCCTGCAACTCTTCGGGCGTGATCTGCCCGCGCTGCGCCGTACCCAGTGTCTGGCCACGGTTTAGAACGGTGAACCGGTCCCCGACAGCCATCGCATGACGGACGTTGTGCGTGATGAACACCACAGCGATGCCCTGCTTGCGCACTCTGTCGATCGTGGCCAGAACGTTCGCGGTCTGGCGTACACCCAGAGCTGAGGTCGGTTCGTCCAGGATCAACACCTTGGCGCCAAAATGCACAGCACGTGCAATGGCAACCGTTTGGCGCTCGCCACCCGAAAGGGTGCCCACAGCCTGATCTGGTCCACGCAGGTTGATGCCCATTTTGCGCATCTCGTCCATGGTGACCGTATTGGCATGTTCGTGGTCAAAGAAGTTCATTGGCCCGACCTTCTTTACCGGCTCATTGCCCATGAAGAAGTTACGGCTGACCGACATCAGGGGGATCATGGCAAGGTGCTGGTGCACGGTCGCAATCCCCGCGGTGATCGCATCACGTGGGTCGCCAAAACTCATCGGCTTGCCTTCGAAATGGATCTCGCCATGGGTCGGCTGATGCACGCCAGACATGGTCTTGATGAAGGTTGATTTGCCGGCGCCGTTGTCGCCTAGAAGGCAATGGCATTCCCCAGGGAAGACTTCGAGCGAGACACCAGCCAGCGCGATCACGCTACCAAAGTGCTTCTCGATATTCTTCATCTGGATGATTGGAGCTTTTTCCGGATTCATATCAACGCTCCCCCGTGATGATGCGGCGAATGTATGTGTTCAGGATCACGGCGCCCAGAAGGATCACCCCCAGGAACACGCGGAACAGGCTGCTTTCGACGCCCGCAAAGAACAAACCCTGCTGAACGACACCAAAGATCAACGCGCCAAGGGCTGCGCCAAGAACCGACCCGTATCCACCTGTCAGCAACGCGCCACCGATGACCACGGCGATGATCGCCTCAAATTCTTTCAGAAGCCCGCGGTCAGCACCAGCCGATCCGAACTCCATCACCTGACAAACTGCAAACACAGTGGCGCAGAATGCGGTGAACATGAACATGAGGACCTTAACCTTGTTGACCGGAACACCCGAGTTGCGGGCAGCTTCGGCGTCGCCCCCTGCGGCGAAAATCCAGTTACCGAACTTGGTCTTGGTCAAAAGAATATGACCAAAGATGACGAGGACGATGGCCCAAATAATCAACATCGGAATGCCATCAACTACTGGCTGGCCTTTACGTGTGCCGCGCTCGAACACGGCGATGACGCCCGCGTCGCCCATCCACTGGAATAGGCCGGTAAGTATCTTGCCGCCAAAAATCGGCGCAAGCCAATCCCCCTCGGCGACATCTTTGATCCCACCGATGATGGTTTTACGCTCGATCACTTGCGGCAGGAAAATCGCAAAGCCACGCAGGATGAACAGGAAGGCCAGCGTCACGATGAAGCTTGGCAACCCGGTGCGGATCACAATGTAGCCGTTCAATCCGCCAATCGCTGTACACATCACAAACGTGATCATGATCGCCAGCCAAACCGGCCAGCCAAGAGTCACGCTGAAGATTGCGATCAGCATTCCTGCGAAGCCGATCATTGAGCCAACCGAGAGGTCAAACTCGCCTGCAATCATCAGAAGGCAGGCGCCTACTGCGATGATCATGAATTGGGCCGAAACAGTCGACCAGTTCATGATGCCTTGGCTGTTGAACATGCCACTGTCGAACGCAAACAGCAGAAAGAATGTAAAGACGGCGACGGTGCCGACAATCCCGCCAAGTTCAGGGCGGATCATCGCTTCGCGGAAGCGGGATCGTGTCTTGATCCTTTCGTCGACCGCAGTTTCGGTGGGTGCATTGGACATGGTGTGCCTCTGTGTCCTTATTCAGGATGGAAAAAGGGCGGCCAAATTGCTCCGGCCGCCCTTTGGGAGAATATCAGCGGTATTCGCCTGCAAACATCTCAATCTTCTCAAGACCGTCGGCAGTAACGAAGCCGGGGCCAGAGTTGATGTTGTTGCCCGGCAGAACGCCATAGCGATGGTAATTGGTCATCACGACAACAGGCAGGTAGGCCTGCAGGAAGGGCTGTTGGTCGATGCCCCACTGGATCACGCCAGCTTTAATGCCTTTGACGATTTCGCCACCCAGATCGAAGGTACCGAAATAGATGTCACCGGCCATACCGTTTTCTTCCAGCGCAAGAAGTGTTGGATCGGCACTGGTCGGCCCAAGCGTCAGAACGGCGTCCGTATCCGGGTTGGCCGACAGATAGGCCAGCACGCGGTTTTTGACCTCGGCCGGGTCTTGGCCGGCGTCGATCATCTGGGTGCCAAGATCGATACCCAGTCCGTCAGCAAAGCCCTGGCAACGCTCTTGCGAGGACGGCTGCACGATATAGTGGTTCACGCACAAAAAGCTGCCGATGCCGTCGCCCTTGGCGCGCAGACCTGCGGCATAACCAGCGTCATATTCTGGCTGACCCACATACATCAGGGCCCCTACTTCGCGGGCCTGCTCGGGCGAACCGGTGTTCATGATGATCACGTCCACACCGCTGTCTACAGCCGACTTAATCGGGCCAGAGAGGACGTCGTAGTCCGCCAGCGTGGTGATGATGCCATTCGGGCCAGATGCCGAGGCTTGTTCGATGATGCGAGCCATGTCGGCCAGGTCACCGGTGGGCGGGTTACGGTATTCAACCTCTACACCCATCTGCTCGCCAGCAAGTGCGATGCCGTTCTTAATCGTGTTCCACCAGCTGTCGCTGTCAGGCGCGTGGCTAACAAGAATGTATTTCTCGCCTTCGGCCGAGGCCGCGGTCGCCGCCATCAGCGGCGCTGCGGCAACGGCAGCCACAAGCGCGAGTTTCTTCGTAAGTGAAGTCATGATTTCCTCCCAAAAATTCACCTTATTTCCGGTGCGAGAGCGGTCCTCCCCGCCTCTCCGACTCGAATTAAAGCACATTCAACGTCATTTTGCAACCGGTTGCAAAATGATCCGGATGGTTTCAAGCTGCAGAGACAGAGAAAACGCGCTAAAAGGATCGAAGAGGCAAGTTAAGAAGGCACGCAGAACATGGCCGTTACGTTGAAAGAGGTTGCAGAACGCGCAGGCGTTTCCCGTTCCGCAGTATCGCGCACTTTCACCGATGGCGCTTCTGTTTCCGACAAAATGCGCCGCAAGGTCGAGAAAGCCGCGCGCGAGCTGGGATACAGCCCAAACGCATTGGCGTCCTCGCTGACCACGGGTCGTACAAAGTTGATCGGTCTAGTCTCGAACAACTTTCACAACCCGATTTTCCTTGAAGTGTTCGACCTGTTCACACGGGGCTTGCAGGATCGCGGCTTGCGCCCGCTTCTGGTAAACTTGACCGACGAAACTGACCCCGAACACTCGGTGCGCATGTTACGCCAGTATTCCGTTGATGGAGTGGTCGTGGCGTCGTCCACCTTGCCGCCAGGCTTTGCCAAGGCGTTTCGTGACGCAGGCGTTCCGGTTGTGCACAGCTTCGGCAGGTCATCATCCGCGCCGCAGGTTCATGTTGTCGGAATCGACAACGTGGAATGTGGGCGCATGGCAGCTCAGACCCTCATTGCGCGTGGTTACTCACATGTGGGGTTCATGGGCGGTCCCGAGGACGCAACGTCCACACAAGACCGACATGCCGGGTTCATGTCAGAGATGACCAAGCACCCCAACATCCAAACCACACATTCCTTTGCCGAGGCCTATTCCTTCGAAGCCGGACGGAAGGAAATGTTGCGCTTGGTGAAATCAAATCCTGCACAAGCCTATTTCTGCGGCGATGACGTTCTATCGATCGGCGCGCTTTCCGCGATCAAGGACAGCAATCTGCAAGTTCCCGATGACATCGGAATTATCGGCCTGAACGACATGGAAATGGCGCGTTGGGAAAACATCAATCTGACCACCATCCACCAGCCAATCCGGCAGATCGTGACCTCGTCGATCGAGTTGATGGTTGCCATGTTGGACGAACCGGATCGCTATCCCGAGGCCCGCATTTTCCCCTGTTCGGTCGTCGAGCGGGACACCTTGCGCCCCGCCCCGTAAACTTATCGGAACATCGGTGGGCGAGCGTCCATCCAGGTGCCGCCATCCTTGGCCGAAGCCACCGCCGTGTGAACAGCCGCCATCGAGCGCACACCGTCCGCCGCATTAGGCAACCCGTCGCGATCCGCACCTGAAATGGCATCGGCCAGATCACAATAGATATTGGCAACGGCCAGCGGAAAGCCCTCGGGATGGGCGATCGCCACCCGGCTTAGACGTTGTGCATCTTCATGCAGCCCGCCTTCGCCCTTTTCGATGATCTGGGTACGACCACCAACTGGCGTGTAGATCAGCTGGTTGGGTTGCTCAGAGGCCCAGCGCAGGCCACCCGTCTCGCCAAACACCTGAATGTCGAACCCGTGCTGACGGCCAATGGCCACCGACGACGTCCAGAGCCGCCCAACAGTGCCACCTTCCATGCGGAAATTGACCATGGCGTCATCTTCCAGAACCCGTGACGGAATGGTCGAAGCGAAATCAGCCGAGAGGCGCTGAACCTCGTCGTCACAAATGAAGCTCGCCATGTGCAAGGCATGGATGCCGCAATCGGCGAACTGCCCGGAAACTCCTGCCATTTCAGGGTCATAGCGCCAGCGCACACGCGGATTGTCCGCGTCTGTCGCGTCGCCGTGATGCCCATGGCTGAAGCTGGTGACGACCAGACGGACCTTGCCGATTTCACCAGCGCGCACCATTGCACGCGCCTGACGGACCATCGGATAAGCCGAGTAGCAGTAGTTAACGGCGCAGATCTTGCCCGATTTCTCGGCAATCTTTACGATCTCTTCGCCTTCCTCGACTGTCATGGTCATCGGCTTTTCGCACAGCACGTTGAAACCGGCTTCCAGAAAGCTCTTGGTGATTTCGAAATGCGTCGCGTTGGGCGTGGCAACGGTCACAAGATCAATCCGGTCGTCGCGATCTTTTTCGCCTGCCAGCATCTCTTCCCAATCGCCATAGGCACGATCAGCCGAGATGCCCAAACGCTGCGCATAGTCGCGCCCCACATCGGGGCGGTGATCCAAGGCGCCTGCCGTGAACGCGAAGCGGCCGTCTGCAAGGGCGCCAAGGCGGTGCGCTGGACCAATCTGGCTGCCTTCGCCGCCACCGATCATGCCCCATTTCAGTTTCGTCATATCGGGAACTCCTTACTTGAAGCCGATGGATTCTAGGTATTCACGGTTCTTGCGGGCATCCCCCACCGGATCCGGATCAAGTGTCGGGTCGCAGTCTTGTTCGACCGTGCACCAGCCCTCGAACCCAGCATCCAAAAGAACCTGACGCACGGCAGAGAAGTCCACGTCGCCCTCGCCCAGATTACAGAAGATCCCCTGCCCGCAGGCGTCATAGAAGCCGGTACGCTTCTCGATCACGTCGGCTTTCACCTTCGGGTCGATATCTTTGAAATGCATATAGGAAATCCGTCCAACATGGCGCTTCATGAACGCCACAGGATCGAACCCGGCATAAGAATGGTGACCTGTGTCGAAACAGATTTTCAGAAGGTTTTCGTCGACCTCGTCCAGCAGACGCTCAAGCTCTGGCTCGAAATCCATGAAGCCAGCAGCGTGGGCGTGGATACCAACGGTCAGACCATATTCTTCGGCACCAATCCGGGCGCTTTCGGCAATGCGGTCGCGATAGGCAACCCACTCGGCCTTGTCCATTTTCTCGGCTTCGGCTGCCCGGCCAGCGGTCGGTGCACGACGCGGCGAGATCGAGTCGATCAGCACAAGATGCTGCGCGCCATGCGCCTTCAGCGCCCGCGCGGTGCGGTGCGTGGCGTCCAGAACATCGTCCCATGCGTCGGGGTCGTGATAGGCGCGAAACACAACGCCGCCGATCAGTTCCAGATCATGTTCGGCCAAAGCCTCGCCCAGCTCGGCGGGGTCTTCGGGCATGAACCCCACAGGGCCCAATTCGATGCCCTTATAGCCCGCGTCGGCACAGTCCTTCAGGACAGATCGCCACGTCGGGTTGCGCGGATCATCCGCAAACTCAACACCCCAGGAACAGGGTGCATTGCCAATTCTGATGCTCATCTTTTAGTGTCTCCGATGCTCAGAAGTCGTTGATATCTTTCCAGGATTGACTGTCGGTCGAGGCAAGCCCCGCCGCAATCACCCGGTTCACCTCATGTCCGTCGCGGAAGGTGGGCCACACATCCGCGCCGGTTTCGATGGCACGCAGGAAGTCACGTGCCTCGATAATGATCTGGTCCTGATACCCGGTGCCGTGTCCCGGCCCCTGACAAAAGGGCTCATAGTCGGGATGGGCAGGGCCGGTCAGGATCTTGCGAAAGCCGCGTTCGGCCTCGGGGTCATCCATGCGATACAGCCAAAGCGCATTCTGATCTTCCTGATC contains these protein-coding regions:
- a CDS encoding ABC transporter permease codes for the protein MSNAPTETAVDERIKTRSRFREAMIRPELGGIVGTVAVFTFFLLFAFDSGMFNSQGIMNWSTVSAQFMIIAVGACLLMIAGEFDLSVGSMIGFAGMLIAIFSVTLGWPVWLAIMITFVMCTAIGGLNGYIVIRTGLPSFIVTLAFLFILRGFAIFLPQVIERKTIIGGIKDVAEGDWLAPIFGGKILTGLFQWMGDAGVIAVFERGTRKGQPVVDGIPMLIIWAIVLVIFGHILLTKTKFGNWIFAAGGDAEAARNSGVPVNKVKVLMFMFTAFCATVFAVCQVMEFGSAGADRGLLKEFEAIIAVVIGGALLTGGYGSVLGAALGALIFGVVQQGLFFAGVESSLFRVFLGVILLGAVILNTYIRRIITGER
- a CDS encoding ATP-binding cassette domain-containing protein → MNPEKAPIIQMKNIEKHFGSVIALAGVSLEVFPGECHCLLGDNGAGKSTFIKTMSGVHQPTHGEIHFEGKPMSFGDPRDAITAGIATVHQHLAMIPLMSVSRNFFMGNEPVKKVGPMNFFDHEHANTVTMDEMRKMGINLRGPDQAVGTLSGGERQTVAIARAVHFGAKVLILDEPTSALGVRQTANVLATIDRVRKQGIAVVFITHNVRHAMAVGDRFTVLNRGQTLGTAQRGQITPEELQDLMAGGQELVALEGSLGGTV
- a CDS encoding LacI family DNA-binding transcriptional regulator, which gives rise to MAVTLKEVAERAGVSRSAVSRTFTDGASVSDKMRRKVEKAARELGYSPNALASSLTTGRTKLIGLVSNNFHNPIFLEVFDLFTRGLQDRGLRPLLVNLTDETDPEHSVRMLRQYSVDGVVVASSTLPPGFAKAFRDAGVPVVHSFGRSSSAPQVHVVGIDNVECGRMAAQTLIARGYSHVGFMGGPEDATSTQDRHAGFMSEMTKHPNIQTTHSFAEAYSFEAGRKEMLRLVKSNPAQAYFCGDDVLSIGALSAIKDSNLQVPDDIGIIGLNDMEMARWENINLTTIHQPIRQIVTSSIELMVAMLDEPDRYPEARIFPCSVVERDTLRPAP
- a CDS encoding TIM barrel protein, with the protein product MSIRIGNAPCSWGVEFADDPRNPTWRSVLKDCADAGYKGIELGPVGFMPEDPAELGEALAEHDLELIGGVVFRAYHDPDAWDDVLDATHRTARALKAHGAQHLVLIDSISPRRAPTAGRAAEAEKMDKAEWVAYRDRIAESARIGAEEYGLTVGIHAHAAGFMDFEPELERLLDEVDENLLKICFDTGHHSYAGFDPVAFMKRHVGRISYMHFKDIDPKVKADVIEKRTGFYDACGQGIFCNLGEGDVDFSAVRQVLLDAGFEGWCTVEQDCDPTLDPDPVGDARKNREYLESIGFK
- a CDS encoding Gfo/Idh/MocA family protein produces the protein MTKLKWGMIGGGEGSQIGPAHRLGALADGRFAFTAGALDHRPDVGRDYAQRLGISADRAYGDWEEMLAGEKDRDDRIDLVTVATPNATHFEITKSFLEAGFNVLCEKPMTMTVEEGEEIVKIAEKSGKICAVNYCYSAYPMVRQARAMVRAGEIGKVRLVVTSFSHGHHGDATDADNPRVRWRYDPEMAGVSGQFADCGIHALHMASFICDDEVQRLSADFASTIPSRVLEDDAMVNFRMEGGTVGRLWTSSVAIGRQHGFDIQVFGETGGLRWASEQPNQLIYTPVGGRTQIIEKGEGGLHEDAQRLSRVAIAHPEGFPLAVANIYCDLADAISGADRDGLPNAADGVRSMAAVHTAVASAKDGGTWMDARPPMFR
- a CDS encoding sugar ABC transporter substrate-binding protein yields the protein MTSLTKKLALVAAVAAAPLMAATAASAEGEKYILVSHAPDSDSWWNTIKNGIALAGEQMGVEVEYRNPPTGDLADMARIIEQASASGPNGIITTLADYDVLSGPIKSAVDSGVDVIIMNTGSPEQAREVGALMYVGQPEYDAGYAAGLRAKGDGIGSFLCVNHYIVQPSSQERCQGFADGLGIDLGTQMIDAGQDPAEVKNRVLAYLSANPDTDAVLTLGPTSADPTLLALEENGMAGDIYFGTFDLGGEIVKGIKAGVIQWGIDQQPFLQAYLPVVVMTNYHRYGVLPGNNINSGPGFVTADGLEKIEMFAGEYR